A single Bacteroidota bacterium DNA region contains:
- a CDS encoding peptide MFS transporter has protein sequence MPELKQSHPKGLYLLFATEMWERFSYYGMRAIFILFMTKALFMTKADASNIYGSYTGLVYLTPLLGGYISDRYWGNRRSILVGGILMAIGQFLMFTSGSFITDGAQNPSAITLMWTGLTFLIIGNGFFKPNISTMVGQIYPKGDHRIDSAFTIFYMGINLGAFFSPLVCGGLGDTGNIHDFRWGFMAAGTGMIVSTITFELLKNKFIVTPEGKPVGMPPKVESKRTAPMQVPGYMVFMGLVAVLLFLLFYFVVHIDMIGSIIFSCMFGIPGMIISDKSLTKEEKQRISVIFILAFFVIFFWACFEQAGASLTLFADSQTERHLGSWEMPASWFQSVNPLGIIVMAPLFTMLWNFLNRKNLEPSSPLKMAFGLLLLALGYVVIAFGVHGVDASTKISMWWLITLYILHTMGELSLSPIGLSMVSKLAPLRFSSLLMGTWFLANAAANKFAGTLSALIPPGAGEAKVAEAKIPTFLGMEIHNLFTFFTLFIALSGAAAVFLFLLFRWLEKRMHGIR, from the coding sequence ATGCCTGAACTAAAACAAAGCCATCCGAAAGGACTCTACCTTCTCTTTGCCACCGAAATGTGGGAGCGTTTTTCTTACTATGGAATGCGCGCCATATTTATTCTGTTCATGACCAAAGCGCTGTTCATGACCAAAGCCGATGCGTCAAACATTTACGGCAGTTATACCGGATTAGTATATCTCACTCCTCTTTTGGGCGGATATATTTCCGACCGCTACTGGGGAAACCGCAGAAGCATTCTCGTGGGCGGAATCCTGATGGCAATCGGGCAGTTCCTGATGTTCACCAGCGGAAGTTTTATTACCGATGGCGCGCAAAACCCTTCTGCCATCACTTTAATGTGGACGGGATTAACCTTCCTTATTATAGGCAACGGATTTTTCAAGCCGAATATTTCCACCATGGTCGGGCAGATTTACCCGAAAGGCGACCACCGCATTGACAGCGCGTTCACTATTTTCTATATGGGAATAAATCTGGGTGCGTTCTTCTCTCCGCTGGTGTGCGGAGGATTGGGCGATACCGGAAACATTCATGATTTCAGATGGGGATTTATGGCTGCGGGAACGGGAATGATTGTCAGCACCATCACCTTTGAACTTCTGAAAAACAAATTCATTGTTACACCCGAAGGAAAACCCGTGGGCATGCCGCCAAAAGTGGAAAGCAAACGCACCGCGCCCATGCAAGTGCCCGGCTACATGGTGTTCATGGGCTTGGTTGCAGTATTGTTATTCCTCCTCTTTTATTTTGTGGTGCATATTGACATGATTGGCTCCATTATTTTCTCCTGCATGTTCGGAATTCCCGGAATGATTATATCGGATAAGTCATTAACGAAAGAAGAGAAGCAGCGCATCTCTGTAATTTTTATTCTCGCCTTCTTCGTAATCTTTTTCTGGGCGTGCTTTGAGCAGGCAGGCGCATCACTCACGCTCTTTGCCGATTCGCAAACCGAGCGGCATCTGGGTTCGTGGGAAATGCCCGCATCGTGGTTTCAATCGGTGAACCCGCTGGGCATTATCGTGATGGCTCCGCTGTTCACCATGCTGTGGAATTTTTTAAACAGAAAAAACCTTGAACCCTCTTCTCCTCTCAAAATGGCTTTCGGATTATTGCTGCTCGCGCTGGGCTATGTGGTGATTGCTTTTGGCGTGCACGGAGTGGATGCTTCCACAAAAATTTCCATGTGGTGGCTCATCACGCTTTACATTCTTCACACCATGGGCGAACTCAGTTTATCACCTATCGGATTGAGCATGGTTTCCAAACTTGCGCCTTTGCGTTTTTCTTCTTTGCTGATGGGAACCTGGTTTCTTGCCAACGCGGCTGCCAATAAATTTGCAGGCACATTAAGCGCGCTCATTCCACCGGGCGCAGGCGAAGCAAAAGTTGCAGAAGCAAAAATTCCCACTTTCCTTGGAATGGAAATTCACAACCTGTTTACTTTTTTCACGCTCTTCATTGCGCTCAGCGGTGCGGCAGCGGTGTTTCTGTTTTTACTTTTCCGCTGGTTGGAAAAGAGGATGCATGGCATACGGTAG
- a CDS encoding DHCW motif cupin fold protein codes for MFFDEKFISIWIECIFAIMNIPFQLTNWKKIPATEHKGESGIAYWKTLQLGGLRIRMVEYSKNYKADHWCEKGHIIYCIEGEMDTELSDGRIIKLSKGMSYEVSDELSSHRTSSTNGVKLFIVDGDFLKRKK; via the coding sequence ATGTTTTTTGACGAAAAGTTTATTTCAATTTGGATTGAATGTATATTTGCCATTATGAATATTCCATTTCAACTCACCAACTGGAAAAAAATTCCTGCTACGGAACACAAAGGTGAAAGCGGAATTGCTTACTGGAAAACATTGCAACTCGGAGGACTGAGAATAAGAATGGTGGAGTATTCCAAAAACTACAAAGCCGACCACTGGTGCGAGAAAGGACATATCATTTACTGCATTGAAGGGGAAATGGACACAGAACTTTCTGACGGAAGAATAATTAAACTATCGAAAGGAATGTCGTATGAAGTTTCGGATGAGTTGAGTTCGCATCGCACAAGTTCAACAAATGGCGTGAAACTTTTTATTGTTGACGGAGATTTTCTAAAACGGAAGAAATAA
- a CDS encoding aspartate/glutamate racemase family protein — MKTLGLIGGTSWISTVDYYTYINKFVNERLGGVNSAKLFLCSVNMDDFLKHAQANDWDGLLKMAAGIAKELERSGAQALVLCANTPHIIANQLQSEIKIPIIHIAEETAKEIIRQKINRVILLGTKFTMEKDFFKDILHKHGIETIIPSADEREFIHASIFAELGKGIIKTETKKKYLEIISSLQQQGAQGVILGCTEIPLLIKPEDCSIKTFDTTLIHARAAAEFALS, encoded by the coding sequence ATGAAAACACTCGGATTGATTGGCGGCACCAGTTGGATTTCCACCGTGGATTATTATACCTATATAAATAAGTTCGTGAATGAACGATTGGGCGGAGTGAATTCCGCAAAACTCTTTCTCTGCTCCGTGAACATGGATGATTTTCTGAAACACGCGCAGGCAAACGATTGGGACGGGCTGTTAAAAATGGCGGCAGGCATTGCAAAAGAACTGGAGCGCAGCGGAGCCCAGGCGCTGGTGCTTTGCGCCAACACTCCGCATATAATAGCGAATCAACTTCAGTCAGAAATAAAAATTCCCATCATTCATATAGCAGAAGAAACCGCAAAGGAAATCATAAGGCAGAAAATAAACAGAGTGATTCTGCTTGGAACAAAGTTTACAATGGAAAAAGATTTCTTCAAAGACATTCTTCACAAGCACGGCATTGAAACAATAATTCCATCAGCAGACGAACGGGAATTTATTCATGCCTCCATCTTCGCTGAATTGGGAAAAGGAATTATCAAAACGGAAACAAAGAAAAAATACCTGGAAATAATTTCTTCGCTTCAACAACAAGGTGCGCAGGGAGTGATTCTCGGCTGCACGGAAATTCCTTTGCTCATTAAGCCCGAAGATTGTTCCATCAAAACTTTTGATACCACCCTCATTCACGCAAGAGCCGCAGCCGAGTTTGCGCTGAGTTAA
- a CDS encoding S9 family peptidase, which produces MKKILLSLFIIHCSFISFAQKKQITLEDIFQKNTFAVKRIYGIRSMKDGEHYTTLDDNGKQQFIVKHDYKTGKVSDTILKSDGLVPKIEMDDYRFSEDENKILISSESEQIYRHSKRENYYIYDRKSKATKFISENGKQMYAEFSPDGSKIGFVRENNLFVYDILSGKETQITSDGKINNIINGATDWVYEEEFSFDKAWFWSPDGSRIAYYRFDESNVKEFSMNKYGTLYPTEYKFKYPKAGEDNSKVDIYIYDMRNGNKMKVDLGNDYEYIPRIKWTHSMAPGFVPNPLLSIQRMNRLQNKLELLLAESSGGKPKIILTETSDTYLEISDNLTFLPDGNKFIWSSERDGFNELYLYDLSGKLLNQITKGNFDVEKFFGYDEKTQTVFYTSTKVSANDRTLFSNKTDGSSEKQLFSKAGTDDAEFSSTYSYYIFTHSDANTPPVISVCNAGGEMLRTLEDNAALNKTLSEYSLTKKEFFTFKTSGGTELNGWRMEPKAPSLKGEDKNKSGGQGFPVLMFVYGGPGANTVNNTWDRDYIWYQMLYEKGYMIVSVDNRGTGGRGKKFRDCTYKQLGKSETEDQMEAANYLGTLPYVDKNRIGIWGWSYGGYMSSLCIFKGAETFKMAMAVAPVTNWRYYDNIYTERYMALPKENANGYDDNSPINHVDKLKGKFLLVHGTADDNVHFQNSMEMVSALVKANKQFTFFAYPDKNHSIYGGNTRLHLYNMLTNFILENL; this is translated from the coding sequence ATGAAAAAGATTCTTCTTTCATTATTCATTATTCATTGTTCATTTATTTCATTTGCTCAAAAGAAACAAATCACCCTCGAAGACATCTTTCAGAAAAACACCTTTGCCGTAAAAAGAATTTACGGCATCCGCTCCATGAAAGACGGAGAGCATTACACCACCCTCGATGATAACGGAAAACAACAATTCATCGTGAAGCACGATTACAAAACCGGAAAAGTAAGCGATACTATTTTGAAAAGCGATGGCTTGGTTCCAAAAATTGAAATGGACGATTACCGCTTCAGCGAAGATGAAAATAAAATTCTCATTTCATCCGAATCGGAACAGATTTACCGCCATTCAAAGAGAGAAAACTATTATATCTATGACAGGAAAAGCAAAGCCACAAAATTTATTTCTGAAAACGGAAAACAGATGTATGCTGAGTTTTCTCCCGATGGAAGCAAAATCGGCTTTGTGCGCGAGAATAATCTTTTCGTATATGATATTCTTTCCGGAAAAGAAACGCAAATCACCAGCGATGGAAAAATAAATAACATCATCAATGGCGCAACCGATTGGGTGTATGAAGAAGAATTTTCGTTTGACAAAGCGTGGTTCTGGTCGCCCGATGGAAGCAGAATTGCCTATTACCGTTTTGATGAATCAAACGTTAAAGAGTTTTCCATGAACAAATACGGCACCCTCTACCCCACCGAATATAAATTCAAATATCCGAAAGCAGGAGAAGATAATTCCAAAGTTGATATTTACATTTATGATATGCGAAACGGAAATAAAATGAAAGTTGATTTGGGAAACGATTACGAATATATTCCAAGAATAAAATGGACGCACAGCATGGCTCCGGGATTTGTTCCTAATCCCCTCCTCTCCATTCAGCGCATGAACCGCCTGCAAAACAAACTGGAACTGCTGCTTGCGGAGTCATCGGGCGGAAAGCCGAAAATAATTCTCACGGAAACCAGCGATACCTACCTTGAGATTTCCGATAACTTAACTTTTCTTCCCGATGGAAATAAATTCATCTGGAGCAGCGAGCGCGATGGATTCAATGAACTTTATCTCTACGACCTCAGCGGGAAACTGCTTAACCAAATCACCAAAGGAAATTTTGATGTGGAAAAATTCTTTGGCTATGACGAAAAAACACAAACTGTTTTTTACACCTCTACAAAAGTTTCTGCTAACGACAGAACTTTATTCAGCAACAAAACTGACGGCTCTTCCGAAAAACAATTATTCTCCAAAGCAGGAACCGATGATGCCGAGTTCAGTTCCACGTATTCCTATTACATCTTCACGCATTCCGATGCCAACACTCCCCCGGTAATTTCTGTTTGCAATGCAGGCGGAGAAATGCTTCGTACGCTCGAAGACAATGCCGCGCTGAATAAAACGCTCAGCGAATATTCTCTCACCAAAAAAGAATTTTTCACTTTCAAAACTTCGGGCGGAACTGAATTGAACGGATGGAGGATGGAGCCCAAAGCCCCTTCCCTAAAGGGAGAAGACAAAAACAAAAGCGGGGGACAAGGGTTTCCTGTGCTAATGTTCGTCTATGGAGGTCCCGGTGCGAACACGGTGAACAATACGTGGGACAGAGATTATATATGGTATCAGATGCTCTACGAAAAAGGATACATGATTGTTTCCGTGGATAACCGCGGAACAGGAGGGCGCGGCAAAAAATTCCGCGACTGCACCTACAAGCAATTGGGAAAATCAGAAACCGAAGACCAGATGGAAGCAGCAAACTATCTCGGCACGCTTCCGTATGTGGATAAGAACAGAATCGGAATATGGGGATGGAGTTATGGCGGCTACATGAGTTCGCTCTGCATTTTCAAAGGCGCAGAAACATTTAAAATGGCAATGGCTGTTGCGCCTGTTACCAACTGGCGTTATTACGATAACATTTACACCGAGCGCTACATGGCTCTGCCGAAAGAGAATGCAAATGGCTACGATGATAATTCTCCCATCAACCACGTGGATAAACTGAAAGGAAAATTTTTGCTCGTGCACGGAACGGCAGATGACAACGTGCATTTTCAAAATTCAATGGAGATGGTGAGCGCGCTGGTGAAAGCAAATAAACAATTCACTTTCTTTGCTTATCCCGATAAAAACCACAGCATTTACGGAGGAAACACGCGCCTGCATTTATACAACATGCTCACGAATTTTATTTTAGAAAATTTATAG
- a CDS encoding CotH kinase family protein encodes MKKIFIIAFTSAFLHLTSYISFSQVVINEYSASNINSFTDNFGNYEDWVELYNTTASSVNLTGWYLSNNKNKPTKWQLGNVTINANGFLRIWASGRGINSGANLHASFKLTQCKPNQIILTNASAVIVDSLTMQRTQAAHSRGRTTNGAGTWNVFLNPTPNASNNTATPYQNYATTPAMSIAPGFYAGAQSITLSTPDPNITIRYTTNGSTPTAASTAYSSPINISTTTVLRAKAFSSTANIPASFVASNTYFINITHKVGVVSIFGDQIATLMNGTQIFPQTGIEYFDSLGVFQTESYGETNKHGNDSWSYPQRGIDFATKDQYGYNYALQYPFFNIKPRKEFERIILKAAANDNYPFENPGNPYSWGPPSQLGACHIRDAYVETMAQKANLHLDERTWSPCVMYVNGNYWGVYDLREKVDDADFTSYYYNAPSRFQLTPDQDSLQMLKTWGGTWSEYGGVTAQNEWNALETFITTNNMAIAANYNYVDSVYNVKSLADYIILNSLCVTSDWLNWNTEWWRGKNVKSTKKKWRYNLWDEDATFGHYIDYTGVGNQTPTADPCTPQNLGDPGNQGHVPILNALMQNPTFKQYYVMRYFDLMNTSLSCTRMVQILDSMINEIKPEMQGQVNKWGGTFAQWQSNVLALKNFILQRCTYVVNNYAPCNGATGPFAIKVNVDPPGSGTVDVNSVNISTFVWSANYPGGIPMIFTAHSNSPYCFDHWEFQNHTPSPSKFDTTVNVTLTQSDSIIAHFTTSGSAPTVTASTPTICVGDSSILQPSNGNTFSWSPSTGLSCTTCPNPVATPSTTTTYTVFVTGNCANGKATVTVNVTQPGPPTVFAVNPTICIGNSTTLGVNGGTSFTWSPSTGLSCTNCSNPVASPTSTTTYSVTVSGGKCVNGSNAFTLNVTGPPVPSSGGNQTTCSTSSVELSASGGTGYSWSPSYALSCTNCPSPMASPTTTTTYYFTVSNAAPNCFALDSVVVYITGDCPEIYVPTGFSPNGDNHNDLLTVWGDMKEMHLVIYNRWGQVVFETTDQKTSWDGTFNGSPVQSGIYAYKFSATSSEGKPVVQSGNITVVR; translated from the coding sequence ATGAAAAAGATTTTTATTATTGCATTTACTTCTGCCTTCTTACATCTTACTTCTTACATTTCTTTTTCTCAGGTTGTCATTAACGAATATTCGGCTTCCAATATTAATTCTTTCACCGATAACTTCGGCAACTACGAAGATTGGGTTGAACTTTACAATACTACTGCTTCTTCTGTAAATCTCACGGGCTGGTATCTGAGCAACAATAAAAACAAACCCACCAAATGGCAGTTGGGAAATGTTACCATTAATGCAAACGGCTTTCTCAGAATATGGGCTTCGGGCAGAGGAATAAATTCAGGCGCCAATCTTCACGCAAGTTTTAAACTCACGCAGTGCAAACCCAACCAGATTATTCTTACAAATGCTTCTGCAGTTATTGTTGATTCGCTCACCATGCAGCGCACGCAAGCGGCACATTCGCGCGGAAGAACCACCAACGGTGCAGGCACATGGAATGTTTTTTTGAATCCAACTCCCAATGCTTCGAACAACACCGCCACTCCTTATCAGAATTATGCCACCACTCCGGCCATGAGCATTGCTCCCGGGTTTTATGCCGGTGCGCAAAGCATAACGCTTTCTACTCCCGATCCGAATATTACCATTCGTTACACCACAAACGGAAGCACTCCCACTGCTGCTTCCACCGCTTATTCATCTCCAATAAATATTTCAACCACCACTGTTCTTCGTGCCAAAGCGTTCAGTTCAACTGCAAATATTCCGGCAAGTTTTGTCGCGAGCAATACTTACTTTATAAATATTACTCATAAGGTGGGTGTGGTTTCAATTTTTGGCGACCAGATTGCCACGCTGATGAACGGAACGCAAATTTTTCCTCAAACCGGAATAGAATATTTTGATTCGCTCGGAGTTTTTCAAACTGAAAGTTACGGAGAAACCAACAAGCACGGCAACGATTCATGGTCGTATCCGCAGCGCGGAATTGATTTTGCAACCAAAGACCAATACGGATATAATTATGCGCTGCAATATCCCTTCTTCAATATAAAACCAAGAAAAGAATTTGAGCGCATCATTTTAAAAGCGGCAGCAAATGATAATTATCCTTTTGAAAATCCCGGCAATCCTTATTCATGGGGACCTCCTTCGCAGTTAGGCGCCTGCCATATCCGTGATGCATACGTAGAAACAATGGCACAAAAAGCAAATCTTCATCTCGATGAAAGAACCTGGTCGCCTTGCGTAATGTATGTAAACGGAAATTACTGGGGAGTATATGACCTGCGGGAAAAAGTGGATGACGCTGATTTCACCAGTTACTATTACAACGCGCCTTCCCGCTTTCAACTCACTCCCGATCAGGATTCATTGCAGATGCTGAAAACATGGGGAGGAACCTGGTCGGAATACGGAGGTGTCACCGCGCAGAACGAATGGAATGCACTTGAAACTTTTATTACCACTAATAACATGGCGATTGCTGCCAATTATAATTATGTTGACAGCGTTTACAATGTAAAAAGTTTGGCAGATTATATTATTCTTAATTCGCTCTGCGTTACCTCCGACTGGCTCAACTGGAATACAGAATGGTGGAGAGGAAAAAATGTAAAATCCACAAAGAAGAAATGGCGCTATAACTTATGGGATGAAGATGCAACCTTCGGGCATTATATTGATTATACAGGCGTAGGAAATCAAACTCCCACTGCCGACCCATGCACTCCGCAAAATTTAGGCGACCCCGGCAACCAGGGGCATGTTCCTATTCTGAATGCGCTCATGCAAAATCCAACCTTCAAACAATATTATGTGATGCGCTATTTCGATTTGATGAATACAAGTTTGAGTTGCACGCGCATGGTGCAGATTCTCGACAGCATGATAAACGAAATCAAACCCGAAATGCAGGGGCAGGTAAATAAATGGGGCGGAACTTTTGCTCAATGGCAAAGCAATGTGCTGGCATTGAAAAATTTTATTCTTCAGCGCTGCACCTATGTGGTAAATAATTATGCGCCCTGCAACGGAGCCACCGGTCCTTTCGCAATTAAAGTGAATGTTGACCCACCCGGTTCAGGAACTGTAGATGTAAACTCCGTTAACATTTCTACTTTTGTCTGGAGCGCAAATTATCCCGGAGGCATTCCCATGATTTTTACCGCGCATTCAAATTCTCCCTATTGCTTCGACCATTGGGAATTTCAAAATCACACTCCCTCTCCCAGTAAATTCGATACAACGGTCAACGTTACGCTCACACAATCCGACAGCATCATTGCGCATTTCACTACCAGCGGAAGCGCGCCCACTGTTACCGCAAGCACTCCCACCATTTGCGTGGGCGATTCATCCATTCTTCAGCCCAGCAACGGAAACACGTTCAGTTGGAGTCCTTCCACCGGCTTGAGTTGCACAACTTGTCCCAATCCGGTTGCCACTCCGTCAACCACCACAACCTATACTGTTTTTGTAACCGGAAATTGCGCCAACGGAAAAGCAACCGTTACAGTGAATGTTACACAGCCCGGTCCGCCAACAGTATTTGCAGTCAATCCCACAATTTGCATTGGCAACTCAACCACATTAGGTGTCAATGGCGGAACTTCTTTTACATGGAGTCCTTCCACCGGTTTAAGTTGCACCAATTGTTCCAACCCGGTTGCTTCACCAACTTCTACCACTACTTACTCGGTTACTGTGAGCGGAGGAAAATGTGTGAACGGCTCAAACGCATTCACATTGAATGTAACAGGTCCGCCTGTTCCTTCTTCCGGTGGAAATCAAACCACGTGCTCTACCAGCAGCGTTGAACTTTCTGCTTCTGGCGGAACAGGATATTCATGGAGCCCTTCTTACGCGCTTAGTTGCACCAATTGCCCGAGCCCCATGGCAAGCCCGACCACCACCACAACTTATTATTTCACCGTTTCAAATGCAGCGCCCAATTGTTTTGCACTTGATTCGGTGGTTGTATATATCACAGGCGATTGTCCCGAAATTTATGTTCCCACCGGCTTTTCTCCCAATGGCGATAATCACAATGACCTGCTCACTGTTTGGGGTGACATGAAAGAAATGCATCTCGTGATTTACAACCGGTGGGGGCAAGTGGTGTTTGAAACCACCGACCAGAAAACAAGTTGGGATGGAACTTTCAACGGCTCGCCCGTTCAATCCGGAATTTACGCCTATAAATTCTCTGCCACAAGCAGCGAAGGAAAACCGGTTGTTCAATCCGGAAACATTACGGTAGTTCGATAA
- a CDS encoding PorP/SprF family type IX secretion system membrane protein: protein MLRIKTKRNYAACLGFVTFVSYSLISNQCISQDIHFAQLSETPLLINPALTGFYDGYYRGILNYRNQWPAMGKSFNTFMGSFDMPLELKKKKGATIGLGAYFYSDRAGDSHFGTTQGNLSASGILPLNPKSKISLGLSCGFAQHSLSLAAIQWPNQYNGYTYDPTITPNEQITRTSFTYIDVGAGANYEYLDTHNTIEGKNVIKLNAGASFSHATMPSQDYSNFSDENLYWKLIAHTSLRYDFPGSPIGIVPSAIYMMQGPASELFLGTLLRYKINQGTKVTNFYTESAFSAGVFYRYKDAISPQVYFEFANYGIGISYDFNISSYGEVKKSAGGFEISIKYANMKGALRKGKE from the coding sequence ATGTTACGAATTAAAACAAAAAGAAATTATGCTGCCTGCCTTGGATTCGTAACATTCGTATCCTATTCGTTAATTAGTAACCAGTGTATTTCCCAAGACATTCATTTCGCCCAACTTTCCGAAACTCCCTTATTAATCAACCCCGCTCTCACCGGTTTTTACGATGGCTATTATCGCGGCATTCTCAATTACAGAAACCAATGGCCCGCAATGGGAAAATCATTCAATACCTTCATGGGCTCTTTTGACATGCCCCTCGAACTCAAAAAGAAAAAAGGAGCAACCATCGGCTTGGGCGCTTATTTTTATTCCGACCGCGCGGGCGATTCCCATTTCGGAACCACCCAGGGAAATCTTTCCGCTTCCGGCATTCTCCCTCTTAATCCGAAAAGTAAAATTTCTCTCGGGCTCTCATGCGGTTTCGCCCAGCATAGTTTATCCCTTGCCGCCATTCAATGGCCCAATCAATACAATGGCTACACCTATGACCCAACCATCACTCCCAATGAACAAATCACCAGAACATCTTTTACCTATATAGATGTAGGCGCAGGTGCCAACTATGAATATCTCGATACGCATAACACCATTGAAGGAAAAAATGTAATTAAACTTAACGCAGGCGCATCCTTCTCTCATGCCACCATGCCTTCGCAGGACTATTCAAATTTCTCCGATGAAAATCTCTATTGGAAATTAATCGCCCACACTTCTCTTCGCTATGATTTTCCCGGAAGCCCAATCGGAATTGTTCCTTCAGCCATTTATATGATGCAAGGTCCCGCAAGCGAACTATTCTTAGGAACACTCCTTCGCTATAAAATCAATCAGGGAACAAAAGTTACAAACTTCTACACCGAATCCGCTTTCTCTGCCGGAGTTTTTTACCGCTACAAAGATGCCATCAGCCCGCAGGTCTATTTTGAATTTGCAAATTACGGCATCGGCATTTCTTACGATTTCAATATTTCCTCCTATGGCGAAGTAAAAAAATCTGCAGGCGGATTTGAAATCTCCATCAAGTATGCAAACATGAAAGGCGCACTCAGGAAAGGAAAAGAATAA
- a CDS encoding T9SS type A sorting domain-containing protein, with amino-acid sequence MANAIFAQTVQWADFYTTNTDYDEAYAVTAGGDARIYVAGYTATTKAMLISYLAGGTRNWVKTYAPANSPYLDRYNVVNTFGSGTSIHIYAAGTHEANTTNSYDAIISKYDQSGNLISPFPVLWNRSGGGDDKATLIALDASENIYICGTSSQNGGDIIIVKYNSSGVKQWETSYNSSGIQNDVPTFMKLSGSYLYISGITTVSSPNTVAFVKKVDISNGSVVWTYPFDNNSTDADNLYALDVLTLQTGKYIYAVGSTKNSTLDAVLLKIDDTGSLLCHDYYDGPNALSDEFYSIATQAPTNGPEIYVTGGSQTSSSCATGWDYTTIRYNDCATRSWVKSYPGHNPTCGCPAVTTKAKMILISPYSGKIFVTGDTYCYVNGMDESTVRYTPSNGTQEWADTYDRGFVNNVANQTADKFPMAIGATNNCGSEAVYITGWSQESSSSGKDATTYQYDVSCCPGCGGPSGGRYMTPNEPTRTEKEISVAGLYPNPFSQSATFKFAGETIYPNSSLIVYDMFGKEMKRIENINTNEVQINRDEMKSGIYYYRCIQGENVLSSGKFIITN; translated from the coding sequence ATGGCAAATGCAATCTTTGCTCAAACCGTACAATGGGCAGATTTTTATACAACAAATACCGATTACGATGAAGCATATGCAGTAACAGCAGGTGGAGATGCAAGAATATATGTTGCAGGATATACAGCAACTACGAAAGCAATGCTTATTTCATATCTCGCAGGTGGTACAAGAAACTGGGTTAAAACCTATGCTCCTGCAAATAGTCCTTATCTTGATAGATACAATGTAGTTAATACATTTGGTTCGGGAACTTCAATTCATATTTATGCAGCAGGCACTCATGAAGCAAACACAACGAATAGTTATGATGCTATTATATCAAAATATGACCAAAGCGGAAATCTGATTTCTCCATTCCCTGTGCTATGGAATAGATCGGGAGGAGGAGATGATAAGGCAACTTTAATTGCCCTAGACGCTTCTGAGAATATTTACATTTGCGGAACCAGCAGTCAAAACGGAGGAGATATTATTATTGTTAAATATAATTCTTCAGGAGTTAAACAATGGGAAACTTCCTATAACAGTTCAGGCATCCAGAATGATGTTCCAACATTCATGAAATTATCCGGCAGTTATCTTTATATTTCAGGCATTACCACCGTGAGCAGTCCCAATACAGTTGCATTTGTAAAAAAAGTAGATATAAGCAATGGATCAGTCGTATGGACTTATCCATTTGATAATAATTCAACCGATGCCGATAACCTTTATGCTTTAGATGTTCTTACGTTACAGACCGGAAAATATATCTATGCAGTTGGCTCAACAAAAAACTCTACGCTCGATGCTGTACTTTTAAAGATTGACGATACGGGGAGTTTGCTTTGCCATGATTACTATGATGGACCAAATGCTTTAAGTGATGAATTTTATTCTATAGCAACACAAGCGCCCACTAACGGACCTGAAATATATGTTACAGGCGGCAGCCAAACATCATCATCCTGTGCCACCGGCTGGGATTATACAACTATAAGATACAATGATTGTGCTACCCGTTCATGGGTTAAATCTTATCCGGGACACAACCCCACATGCGGCTGCCCCGCTGTTACAACCAAAGCAAAAATGATTCTAATAAGTCCTTATAGCGGGAAAATATTTGTCACAGGCGATACTTATTGTTATGTGAACGGAATGGACGAATCAACCGTTCGTTATACTCCTTCGAACGGAACACAGGAATGGGCTGATACTTATGATAGGGGTTTTGTTAATAATGTTGCTAATCAAACTGCTGATAAATTTCCTATGGCTATAGGCGCAACGAATAATTGCGGAAGTGAGGCTGTTTATATTACAGGTTGGTCACAAGAATCTTCTAGCAGCGGTAAAGATGCTACAACCTATCAATATGATGTTTCCTGTTGTCCAGGTTGCGGTGGTCCGAGTGGAGGAAGATATATGACTCCAAATGAACCTACAAGAACAGAAAAAGAAATATCAGTTGCAGGACTATATCCTAATCCTTTCAGTCAATCCGCTACCTTCAAATTTGCTGGTGAAACCATTTATCCTAATTCTTCGTTAATAGTATATGATATGTTCGGCAAAGAAATGAAACGGATTGAAAACATTAATACGAATGAAGTGCAAATAAATCGAGACGAGATGAAAAGCGGAATATATTATTATCGCTGTATTCAAGGTGAAAATGTTTTATCATCAGGAAAATTTATAATTACTAACTAA